Proteins encoded in a region of the Chelonoidis abingdonii isolate Lonesome George chromosome 2, CheloAbing_2.0, whole genome shotgun sequence genome:
- the GCNT2 gene encoding N-acetyllactosaminide beta-1,6-N-acetylglucosaminyl-transferase isoform X4 produces the protein MRRQRRYLLAIPLLGAVVFVVLHKGELHRSKKYPRQTMCHESYLLSRACDAFIEQKKAFVWGNLLKTSRGSFTCSEYLMHNHYITSPLSAEEAAFPLAYIITLHKEFDTFERLFRAIYMPQNVYCVHVDEKATAQFKQDVETLLNCFPNAFIASKNEPVIYAGISRLQADLNCMKDLLESGVQWKYLLNACGQDFPLKTNKEIVQHLKGYKGKNITPGVLPPAHVISRTKYIHKEHIGTDSSYMKKTNVLKQSPPHNLTIYFGSAYIAVTKPFVEFILNDQRAIDLLEWSKDSYSPDEHFWVTLNRIPGIAFLACGLNLHPL, from the exons ATGCGCCGGCAGAGGCGTTACCTCCTGGCCATTCCTCTCCTGGGCGCGGTGGTTTTCGTTGTGCTGCACAAGGGTGAGTTGCACCGGTCAAAAAAATATCCCCGGCAAACGATGTGTCACGAAAGCTACCTGCTGAGTCGAGCCTGTGATGCATTCATCGAACAGAAAAAAGCTTTTGTTTGGGGAAATCTCCTGAAAACCTCTCGGGGGAGTTTTACCTGCAGTGAGTACTTAATGCACAATCACTATATAACCAGCCCTCTCTCTGCAGAAGAAGCTGCCTTTCCTTTGGCTTATATCATAACTCTGCATAAAGAATTTGATACGTTTGAGAGGCTCTTCAGGGCTATTTATATGCCCCAAAATGTTTACTGTGTCCACGTGGATGAGAAGGCAACGGCTCAGTTTAAGCAAGACGTGGAGACATTGTTGAACTGTTTCCCCAATGCGTTTATTGCCTCAAAAAATGAGCCAGTCATTTATGCTGGAATATCCAGACTTCAGGCGGATTTGAACTGCATGAAAGACCTGCTGGAATCAGGAGTTCAGTGGAAGTACCTGCTCAACGCGTGTGGACAAGATTTCCCCTTGAAAACCAACAAGGAAATAGTTCAGCACTTGAAAGGCTATAAGGGTAAAAATATCACTCCTGGggtgctgcctcctgcccatgtGATTTCAAGAACCAAATATATCCATAAGGAGCACATAGGGACGGACTCCTCTTACATGAAAAAGACCAATGTATTGAAACAGTCCCCACCACACAATCTGACCATCTACTTTGGCTCTGCTTATATCGCCGTCACAAAGCCATTTGTCGAGTTCATTCTCAATGATCAACGTGCTATTGATTTATTGGAGTGGTCCAAGGACAGCTACAGTCCAGATGAACACTTCTGGGTAACACTCAATCGGATACCAG GGATTGCCTTTCTGGCCTGTGGATTAAATCTTCATCCTTTGTGA